In one window of Synchiropus splendidus isolate RoL2022-P1 chromosome 15, RoL_Sspl_1.0, whole genome shotgun sequence DNA:
- the lsr gene encoding lipolysis-stimulated lipoprotein receptor isoform X2 gives MFWTVMIAALMATESATAISVTVPVKRSIVILFQPVTLTCNYQTTATQPPVVTWKYKSYCRDPIQAALNPSSAENIISQNNPNYDPNIECADSQRTVRIVASKQGNAVTLGADYQGRQISVQNNADLHIAQTAWGDSGVYICSVISSQDLTGNGEDYTELIVLDWLLVVLVVLGFLLLLLLIGICWCQCCPHTCCCYISCPCCPERCCCPRALYEAGKAVKKGVASQYAPTIYAPSMYGQPAYSGQFVNQPSIPLLPLPNGVGQQPSQNGYGRDYDGASSVGQGSQVPLLQDQDGGGDHTRSGYRIQVDPDGNATRAIYYMERELANLDPSRPANYNRLDNMSEVSSLHDNLDPRGRGGRSQPPALATVYDQDEAMSTISSVSQQGRRHDDYPRRGGGYMGDRVRARSMDNLDDIGRRRGRDDYSPHRRPEEFRGRRGSDDEWSSSGRSGRSGYDRVYDDRRRRDYSPDGRRRNESPAYGGLPGRRSRSRDDLMDLDRDRRGRANRGPDYDDSFLREALERKKLGEQQRARSRDRLDSESDRSDRGRGARGPPPLPMSPPAGNPGNYPPPPPPPYSEDESVSSSKKTNLRKNGAVSRESLVV, from the exons AATCGGCAACGGCGATTTCTGTTACCGTTCCTGTGAAGAGGAGCATTGTCATCCTCTTCCAGCCAGTCACGCTCACCTGTAACTACCAGACAACAGCCACTCAACCACCCGTGGTCACTTGGAAGTACAAGTCGTATTGTCGGGATCCGATTCAGGCGGCGCTGAACCCCAGCAGTGCAGAGAATATTATTTCTCAAAACAACCCAAACTATGACCCCAATATTGAGTGCGCTGACAGTCAGCGGACGGTGCGCATTGTTGCATCCAAACAAGGCAATGCCGTCACCCTGGGGGCGGACTACCAGGGTCGCCAGATCAGCGTACAAAACA ATGCTGACTTGCACATCGCCCAGACAGCATGGGGCGACAGTGGCGTGTACATCTGCTCTGTCATATCCTCTCAGGATTTGACAGGAAATGGAGAAGACTACACCGAGCTGATCGTCTTGG ACTGGCTCCTGGTGGTCCTGGTGGTTTTaggcttcctgctgctgctgttgctgatcGGCATCTGCTGGTGTCAGTGTTGTccacacacctgctgctgctaCATCAGCTGCCCCTGCTGCCCCGAACGCTGCTGTTGCCCGAGGGCAC TGTATGAGGCGGGAAAAGCAGTGAAGAAAGGCGTGGCCAGTCAGTACGCCCCCACCATATACGCTCCCAGTATGTACGGCCAGCCTGCGTACAGCGGCCAGTTTGTCAACCAGCCTTCCATCCCGCTGCTCCCTCTACCCAACGGAGTTGGACAGCAGCCGTCCCAAAATGGCTACGGTCGGGACTATGACGGAGCAAGCTCTG TGGGTCAAGGCTCCCAGGTGCCTTTGCTGCAAGACCAAGACGGAGGAGGAGACCACA CTCGGAGCGGTTATCGCATCCAAGTGGATCCGGATGGAAATGCCACACGTGCTATCTACTACATGGAGAGAGAGCTGGCCAACTTGGACCCATCCCGGCCCGCAAACTACAACCGAT TGGACAACATGAGCGAGGTCAGTTCTCTGCACGATAACTTGGATCCTCGAGGTCGCGGAGGACGTTCGCAGCCGCCAGCTCTCGCCACGGTCTACGACCAGGACGAAGCCATGAGCACCATCAGCAGCGTCTCGCAGCAGGGCCGTCGCCATGACGACTACCCGCGCCGGGGTGGAGGCTACATGGGGGATCGTGTGCGGGCTCGCTCGATGGACAACCTGGATGATATCGGGCGCCGCCGAGGTCGTGACGACTACTCGCCACACCGTAGGCCTGAGGAATTCAGAGGAAGGCGAGG TTCTGACGATGAATGGAGCAGCAGCGGCCGCAGCGGCCGCAGCGGCTACGATCGCGTCTATGATGACCGCAGGCGCCGCGACTATTCCCCAGATGGCCGCCGTAGGAATGAGAGCCCAGCTTATGGCGGCCTGCCAGGGAGACGGAGCCGTAGCCGGGACGACCTGATGGACCTGGATCGGGACCGTCGCGGCAGAGCTAACCGAGGTCCTGACTACGATGACAGTTTCCTGCGGGAGGCCttggagaggaagaagctgggCGAGCAGCAGAGAGCACGGAGCAGAGATCGCCTCGACAGCGAAAGCGACCGCTCCGACCGAGGACGCGGAGCGCGTGGGCCGCCACCCCTCCCGATGAGTCCGCCTGCTGGCAACCCCGGCAACtacccccctcccccacctccACCATACAGCGAGGATGAGAGTGTGTCGTCCTCCAAGAAAACAAACCTGCGTAAG AATGGAGCCGTGAGTCGCGAGAGCCTTGTGGTCTAA
- the lsr gene encoding lipolysis-stimulated lipoprotein receptor isoform X1, which produces MFWTVMIAALMATESATAISVTVPVKRSIVILFQPVTLTCNYQTTATQPPVVTWKYKSYCRDPIQAALNPSSAENIISQNNPNYDPNIECADSQRTVRIVASKQGNAVTLGADYQGRQISVQNNADLHIAQTAWGDSGVYICSVISSQDLTGNGEDYTELIVLERKSNTTDLLPGIDLLIMEDWLLVVLVVLGFLLLLLLIGICWCQCCPHTCCCYISCPCCPERCCCPRALYEAGKAVKKGVASQYAPTIYAPSMYGQPAYSGQFVNQPSIPLLPLPNGVGQQPSQNGYGRDYDGASSVGQGSQVPLLQDQDGGGDHTRSGYRIQVDPDGNATRAIYYMERELANLDPSRPANYNRLDNMSEVSSLHDNLDPRGRGGRSQPPALATVYDQDEAMSTISSVSQQGRRHDDYPRRGGGYMGDRVRARSMDNLDDIGRRRGRDDYSPHRRPEEFRGRRGSDDEWSSSGRSGRSGYDRVYDDRRRRDYSPDGRRRNESPAYGGLPGRRSRSRDDLMDLDRDRRGRANRGPDYDDSFLREALERKKLGEQQRARSRDRLDSESDRSDRGRGARGPPPLPMSPPAGNPGNYPPPPPPPYSEDESVSSSKKTNLRKNGAVSRESLVV; this is translated from the exons AATCGGCAACGGCGATTTCTGTTACCGTTCCTGTGAAGAGGAGCATTGTCATCCTCTTCCAGCCAGTCACGCTCACCTGTAACTACCAGACAACAGCCACTCAACCACCCGTGGTCACTTGGAAGTACAAGTCGTATTGTCGGGATCCGATTCAGGCGGCGCTGAACCCCAGCAGTGCAGAGAATATTATTTCTCAAAACAACCCAAACTATGACCCCAATATTGAGTGCGCTGACAGTCAGCGGACGGTGCGCATTGTTGCATCCAAACAAGGCAATGCCGTCACCCTGGGGGCGGACTACCAGGGTCGCCAGATCAGCGTACAAAACA ATGCTGACTTGCACATCGCCCAGACAGCATGGGGCGACAGTGGCGTGTACATCTGCTCTGTCATATCCTCTCAGGATTTGACAGGAAATGGAGAAGACTACACCGAGCTGATCGTCTTGG AGAGAAAGTCAAATACTACTGACCTGCTGCCTGGCATTGACTTACTGATTATGGAAG ACTGGCTCCTGGTGGTCCTGGTGGTTTTaggcttcctgctgctgctgttgctgatcGGCATCTGCTGGTGTCAGTGTTGTccacacacctgctgctgctaCATCAGCTGCCCCTGCTGCCCCGAACGCTGCTGTTGCCCGAGGGCAC TGTATGAGGCGGGAAAAGCAGTGAAGAAAGGCGTGGCCAGTCAGTACGCCCCCACCATATACGCTCCCAGTATGTACGGCCAGCCTGCGTACAGCGGCCAGTTTGTCAACCAGCCTTCCATCCCGCTGCTCCCTCTACCCAACGGAGTTGGACAGCAGCCGTCCCAAAATGGCTACGGTCGGGACTATGACGGAGCAAGCTCTG TGGGTCAAGGCTCCCAGGTGCCTTTGCTGCAAGACCAAGACGGAGGAGGAGACCACA CTCGGAGCGGTTATCGCATCCAAGTGGATCCGGATGGAAATGCCACACGTGCTATCTACTACATGGAGAGAGAGCTGGCCAACTTGGACCCATCCCGGCCCGCAAACTACAACCGAT TGGACAACATGAGCGAGGTCAGTTCTCTGCACGATAACTTGGATCCTCGAGGTCGCGGAGGACGTTCGCAGCCGCCAGCTCTCGCCACGGTCTACGACCAGGACGAAGCCATGAGCACCATCAGCAGCGTCTCGCAGCAGGGCCGTCGCCATGACGACTACCCGCGCCGGGGTGGAGGCTACATGGGGGATCGTGTGCGGGCTCGCTCGATGGACAACCTGGATGATATCGGGCGCCGCCGAGGTCGTGACGACTACTCGCCACACCGTAGGCCTGAGGAATTCAGAGGAAGGCGAGG TTCTGACGATGAATGGAGCAGCAGCGGCCGCAGCGGCCGCAGCGGCTACGATCGCGTCTATGATGACCGCAGGCGCCGCGACTATTCCCCAGATGGCCGCCGTAGGAATGAGAGCCCAGCTTATGGCGGCCTGCCAGGGAGACGGAGCCGTAGCCGGGACGACCTGATGGACCTGGATCGGGACCGTCGCGGCAGAGCTAACCGAGGTCCTGACTACGATGACAGTTTCCTGCGGGAGGCCttggagaggaagaagctgggCGAGCAGCAGAGAGCACGGAGCAGAGATCGCCTCGACAGCGAAAGCGACCGCTCCGACCGAGGACGCGGAGCGCGTGGGCCGCCACCCCTCCCGATGAGTCCGCCTGCTGGCAACCCCGGCAACtacccccctcccccacctccACCATACAGCGAGGATGAGAGTGTGTCGTCCTCCAAGAAAACAAACCTGCGTAAG AATGGAGCCGTGAGTCGCGAGAGCCTTGTGGTCTAA